In a genomic window of Nesterenkonia halotolerans:
- a CDS encoding GntR family transcriptional regulator: protein MLFRVDPSSSQPLFEQLAAQVRMAVLSGDLPDGERLPAAREVGEALQVNQHTVLHAYQSLRDEGLIELRRGRGAVVTASSSERYQGLAQSLEAVRAEARRLGLPLSAVARMIDQPAEGAT, encoded by the coding sequence ATGTTGTTCCGCGTGGACCCCAGTTCAAGCCAGCCGCTCTTCGAACAGCTCGCGGCTCAGGTTCGCATGGCGGTGCTTTCCGGAGACCTTCCCGATGGTGAGCGTCTTCCCGCTGCTCGGGAGGTCGGAGAAGCGCTGCAGGTCAATCAGCACACCGTGCTCCATGCCTACCAATCACTAAGAGATGAAGGCCTGATCGAGCTGCGCCGAGGCCGCGGAGCAGTGGTCACCGCCAGCTCATCGGAGCGTTACCAGGGCTTGGCGCAATCTCTTGAAGCAGTGCGAGCCGAAGCCCGCCGCCTGGGTTTGCCGCTCTCAGCAGTGGCCAGAATGATCGACCAACCTGCAGAGGGAGCCACATGA
- a CDS encoding GNAT family N-acetyltransferase: MSNNIWRSWHTMKEESRRREELRAAALTGHLSDAQKQEFIQVAVTDPSISAELEELQSTMTRLDAADIKRSEEPVPSDLEARIINARTKDGPSAPERSGAGSASRARLAGTEDLEAAAHTLTAAFKDYPWTRHVIPTQEYELRLHRLQHLHLTQAEQHGIVVVTGAIEGVLALLPPDPPTPAPEVLEQILALHGDRIDRLTQTEGSPGAWRLETLGVRPESQGQGLATALLFFGLSAAATHGAQRVELETSDPRNVRLYERHGFTVTSSTEPLSAPPVWHMENRLPSSI; the protein is encoded by the coding sequence ATGAGCAATAACATTTGGAGGTCGTGGCACACGATGAAGGAAGAGTCTCGGCGGCGAGAAGAACTGAGGGCCGCAGCACTCACAGGCCACCTGAGCGATGCCCAGAAGCAGGAGTTCATCCAGGTCGCGGTCACCGACCCGTCGATATCTGCCGAACTCGAAGAGCTCCAGTCCACCATGACACGGCTTGACGCTGCAGACATCAAACGGTCTGAGGAACCCGTACCCTCAGATCTTGAGGCGCGGATTATCAACGCCAGGACGAAAGATGGTCCATCAGCCCCAGAGAGGTCAGGTGCCGGCTCTGCTTCGCGGGCGCGGCTCGCGGGAACTGAAGATCTCGAGGCTGCGGCCCACACGCTCACCGCAGCCTTTAAGGACTACCCCTGGACCCGGCACGTCATTCCCACACAGGAATATGAGCTGCGCCTGCACCGGCTACAACACCTGCACCTGACCCAGGCTGAGCAGCACGGGATCGTCGTGGTCACAGGCGCTATTGAGGGCGTGCTCGCGCTTCTGCCACCGGACCCGCCAACACCTGCTCCGGAGGTGCTCGAGCAGATCCTCGCGCTCCACGGAGACCGGATTGATCGCCTGACCCAGACCGAGGGCTCACCTGGAGCGTGGCGTCTTGAGACCCTCGGGGTACGCCCGGAAAGCCAAGGCCAGGGCCTCGCGACGGCCCTCTTGTTTTTCGGACTCAGCGCAGCTGCCACACACGGTGCACAACGAGTCGAGCTAGAGACCTCTGATCCGCGCAACGTGCGGCTCTATGAACGCCATGGCTTCACCGTCACGTCCTCCACCGAACCCCTGAGCGCGCCACCGGTCTGGCACATGGAGAACCGACTCCCGTCCTCGATATGA
- a CDS encoding serine hydrolase domain-containing protein, translated as MDELVKAGFPAALGTRTSPTGDHQSRAAGTADLSTEQAAEPDQLVRMGSATKMFTAAVVMQLVDAGKVDLDGTIDAPLPQLVSQHQGLSPSITVRQLLQHTSGLPDYVQSLLADDAAFFRRTPPQDLLALALTSPVASAPGEQWAYSNTNYLVLGMLIEAVTGSSLEQEVTHRIIKPLELKQTFMPGGGERVISQPHLRGYHVNAGHEGLKDWTETDPSSSWGSGQIVSTPAELNIFMQALITGELTSTAALEQMTTTLPADETFWAGTRYGLGLQFYPLSSGGAAWGHGGDFPGYQTRNAVRDDGTAVTISVTALPPAFIDPTDISALMATYHQVTAALDAALSS; from the coding sequence TTGGACGAGCTGGTGAAAGCCGGCTTCCCTGCGGCGCTGGGAACACGAACCTCCCCTACCGGAGATCATCAGTCTCGGGCCGCCGGTACCGCGGACCTCTCTACCGAGCAGGCCGCAGAGCCTGACCAGTTGGTCCGCATGGGCAGCGCCACGAAGATGTTCACCGCCGCGGTGGTGATGCAGCTCGTCGACGCAGGCAAAGTTGACCTCGATGGGACCATCGACGCGCCACTGCCCCAGCTGGTGAGCCAGCACCAGGGTTTGAGCCCGTCGATCACTGTGCGCCAGCTGCTCCAGCACACCTCAGGGCTGCCGGACTACGTGCAGTCTCTCCTGGCCGATGACGCCGCGTTCTTCAGGCGCACTCCACCCCAGGACCTTCTGGCTTTGGCGCTGACGTCGCCGGTGGCATCCGCCCCGGGTGAGCAGTGGGCGTATAGCAATACCAACTACCTCGTGCTGGGAATGCTCATCGAGGCTGTGACAGGGAGCTCCCTTGAACAAGAAGTCACTCACCGGATCATCAAGCCCCTGGAATTGAAGCAGACGTTCATGCCTGGTGGAGGGGAACGGGTCATCTCCCAGCCACACCTGCGCGGATACCACGTCAACGCCGGTCACGAAGGGCTCAAGGATTGGACCGAGACCGACCCGTCATCGTCCTGGGGCTCAGGCCAGATCGTCTCGACCCCGGCGGAGCTGAACATCTTCATGCAGGCGCTGATTACTGGTGAGCTCACCAGCACTGCCGCCCTGGAGCAGATGACAACGACACTCCCTGCCGATGAGACGTTCTGGGCAGGCACACGGTATGGGCTGGGGCTGCAGTTCTACCCGCTGAGCAGTGGCGGGGCAGCCTGGGGTCACGGCGGAGACTTCCCCGGCTATCAGACCCGCAACGCGGTCCGCGACGACGGCACAGCTGTGACGATCAGCGTGACGGCTCTGCCGCCAGCATTCATCGATCCCACCGACATCTCTGCACTCATGGCGACGTATCACCAAGTGACCGCAGCACTGGATGCGGCCCTGAGTTCCTAG
- a CDS encoding NCS2 family permease: MSTQTPASQSSTPTPHGRFDRYFHITERGSSIGREVRGGLATFFAMSYIIVLNPLIIGASADSTGNFLGGGSEPNLPAVAAATSLISGLMTILMGVIGKFPMAVSSSLGLSAFITYGIVVLPGMTWADAMGLVVIEGFILLILVLTGFRSAIFNAVPGALKTAISVGIGLFIALIGMVNAGFIQNNGGTGLELGVGGSLYGWPILIFLIAMFALFAMWAAKIRGAILYSIVGATVLAITLESVFNIGPQIAEDGTENPYGWGLTVPTLNQDWLTMPDLSLLGDFNLLGSWQSIGVVAATLAIFTLLLANFFDLLGTMVGVSNAGGIKDADGDIPHSRRIMVADAVGTIGGGVGSTSVNSGLIESTVGVGDGARTGLANVVTGVLFLATIVLAPLAAVIPTEAASATLVLVGFLMMQQIVRIDWTEVEMAIPAFMTIVVMPFSYSITNGIGAGFISYVAIKVFRGKWGEVHPLMYVTAVLFVLYFVSGPIQSALGVG; encoded by the coding sequence GTGAGCACTCAGACCCCTGCCTCCCAGTCCTCGACGCCGACGCCCCACGGGCGCTTCGACCGGTATTTCCACATCACCGAGCGCGGCTCGAGCATCGGGCGTGAGGTGCGCGGCGGGCTGGCGACGTTCTTCGCGATGTCCTACATCATCGTGCTCAACCCGCTGATCATCGGCGCCTCCGCCGACTCCACCGGCAATTTCCTGGGCGGCGGTTCGGAGCCGAACCTGCCCGCCGTCGCCGCTGCCACCTCGCTGATCTCAGGTCTGATGACCATCCTGATGGGTGTGATCGGTAAATTCCCGATGGCGGTCTCCTCCTCGCTGGGACTTTCGGCCTTCATCACCTACGGCATCGTGGTGCTGCCGGGGATGACCTGGGCCGACGCCATGGGCCTCGTGGTCATCGAAGGCTTCATCCTGCTGATCCTGGTGCTCACCGGATTCCGCTCGGCGATCTTCAACGCGGTTCCCGGGGCGCTGAAGACCGCCATCAGCGTGGGCATCGGTCTGTTCATCGCGTTGATCGGAATGGTCAACGCCGGTTTCATCCAGAACAACGGCGGCACCGGACTGGAGCTCGGCGTCGGCGGCTCGCTCTATGGGTGGCCCATTCTGATCTTCCTCATCGCGATGTTCGCTCTCTTCGCCATGTGGGCCGCCAAGATCCGCGGCGCGATCCTGTACTCAATCGTGGGGGCCACCGTCCTGGCCATCACCCTGGAATCGGTGTTCAACATCGGGCCACAGATCGCCGAGGATGGCACCGAGAACCCCTACGGCTGGGGCCTGACCGTGCCCACGCTGAACCAGGACTGGCTGACCATGCCGGACCTGAGTCTGCTGGGGGACTTCAACCTGCTGGGCTCCTGGCAGAGCATCGGCGTGGTCGCGGCCACGCTGGCGATCTTCACGCTGCTGCTGGCCAACTTCTTCGACCTGCTGGGCACCATGGTCGGCGTCTCCAACGCCGGGGGAATCAAAGACGCCGACGGCGACATCCCGCATTCCCGCCGCATCATGGTCGCTGACGCGGTCGGCACCATCGGTGGCGGCGTGGGCTCCACCTCAGTGAACTCCGGATTAATCGAGTCCACGGTCGGTGTGGGCGACGGCGCACGGACTGGTCTGGCGAACGTGGTCACCGGTGTGCTTTTCCTCGCCACGATCGTGCTGGCCCCGCTGGCAGCAGTGATCCCGACGGAGGCGGCCTCGGCCACCTTGGTGCTGGTCGGCTTCCTGATGATGCAACAGATCGTGCGCATCGACTGGACCGAGGTGGAGATGGCGATCCCGGCCTTCATGACCATCGTGGTCATGCCCTTCTCCTACTCGATCACCAACGGCATCGGCGCGGGATTCATCAGCTATGTGGCCATCAAGGTCTTCCGCGGTAAATGGGGAGAGGTGCACCCGCTGATGTATGTCACCGCGGTCCTGTTCGTGCTCTACTTCGTGTCCGGTCCCATCCAGAGCGCGCTCGGCGTCGGCTGA
- a CDS encoding oxidoreductase: MSTQPWSAADMPSMRGRTAVVTGATSGVGLATASALAQAGAHVVLAVRNTRRGQDAARAMNGSTEVRELDLADLASVRAFAQSWTGAIDVLVNNAGVAGGRGTRTKDGFDMQFGTNHLGHFALTNLILPHISDRVVTLSSGAHKAGDIHFDDLDLSRRRYSLPQAYGQSKLANLLFTLELQHRLEEVDSPVLSLAAHPGYAATSLGTQGRSKLLVSAVNLAGRLFAQTSGQGALPSLYAATQDLPGASYIGPDGRGELQGHPTMVGRSDKAADPELARRLWEASEELTGIGFGLEQR; this comes from the coding sequence ATGAGTACACAGCCTTGGTCCGCAGCGGATATGCCCTCGATGCGGGGCCGAACGGCAGTCGTCACCGGCGCCACCAGCGGAGTAGGGCTGGCGACGGCGAGTGCCCTGGCCCAGGCAGGAGCCCACGTGGTGCTCGCGGTGCGCAACACGCGGCGTGGTCAGGACGCGGCGCGGGCCATGAACGGCAGCACCGAGGTGCGAGAGCTCGACCTCGCCGATCTGGCCTCCGTGAGAGCCTTCGCGCAGTCCTGGACTGGCGCGATCGATGTCCTGGTGAACAACGCCGGAGTCGCCGGTGGTCGCGGCACCCGCACCAAGGACGGCTTCGACATGCAGTTCGGCACCAATCACCTGGGTCACTTCGCGCTGACCAATCTGATCTTGCCGCACATCTCAGATCGCGTGGTCACGCTCTCCTCCGGAGCGCACAAGGCAGGGGACATCCATTTCGACGACCTGGACCTGAGTCGGCGCAGGTACTCCCTCCCGCAGGCCTATGGGCAGTCCAAACTGGCGAATCTGCTGTTCACGCTGGAACTGCAGCATCGATTGGAGGAGGTCGACTCTCCCGTGCTCTCGCTGGCGGCGCATCCCGGCTACGCCGCCACCAGCCTCGGCACCCAGGGGCGGAGCAAGCTTCTGGTCTCCGCCGTGAATCTGGCGGGCCGCCTCTTCGCTCAGACGAGTGGGCAAGGGGCGCTGCCGTCACTTTACGCCGCGACGCAGGATCTCCCCGGGGCGAGCTATATCGGACCCGACGGGCGCGGGGAGCTTCAGGGCCACCCCACGATGGTCGGACGCTCGGACAAGGCGGCGGACCCCGAGCTGGCCCGGCGACTGTGGGAGGCCTCCGAGGAGCTCACCGGCATCGGATTCGGCCTCGAGCAGCGGTAG
- a CDS encoding helix-turn-helix transcriptional regulator, whose product MQNSLAQRRQGLGWSQQRLADELGVSRQTIISIEKGRYDPSLPVAFRLAAVFECAIEELFTPEPS is encoded by the coding sequence ATGCAGAACTCGCTTGCGCAGCGTCGGCAGGGGCTGGGGTGGTCCCAACAGCGGCTGGCCGATGAACTCGGCGTGTCGCGCCAGACCATCATCTCGATCGAGAAGGGCCGCTATGACCCTTCTCTGCCGGTGGCTTTCAGGCTGGCCGCCGTCTTCGAATGCGCCATCGAAGAGTTGTTCACCCCAGAGCCCTCCTGA
- a CDS encoding heavy metal translocating P-type ATPase — protein sequence MTSHTAAQDDAPSDNSAHERHRDHEQHGGHEHHSGHGGHSGHGGHGGHGDHVAQFRRLFWIMLVLAVPVVGFNDMFADLIGYSLPEAAWVWWVSPALGTVVYFWGGWPFLSAGLGEARARKPGMMLLIALALTVAFIASWGATLRLLDHELNFWWELALLVVIMLLGHWIEMRSLAQTNSALDSLAALLPDEAEKVDGEDIVTVSPAELEVGDVVVVRPGAAVPADGRITDGSASMDESMVTGESQPVRRETGDPVVAGTVATDSGLRVEITATGDDTSLAGIQKLVSDAQGSSSRAQRLADKAAAWLFWFALGAAIITAIVWPLVGLPDSAVVRTITVLVIACPHALGLAIPLVVSIATERAARGGVLVKDRLALESMRTVDTVLFDKTGTLTKGEPTVTAVTPQGERGEDDVLALAAAAESDSEHPLARAILGAAQARGLHIASARDFSSSPAVGVRAEVDGAVIEVGGPHLLTQREVNELEVAQSWRDQGAIILHVLADGDVIGALRLADEVRSESRDAVEALHARGVQVVMITGDAQAVADTVAAELDIDRVFAGVRPEDKSAKVAELQGEGRTVAMVGDGVNDAPALAQADVGIAIGAGTDVAIGSAGVILASSDPRSVLSVMELSRATYRKMKQNLWWAAGYNLISVPLAAGVLAPIGFVLPMSIGALLMSASTVVVALNAQTLRRLDLTPAAAVARQG from the coding sequence ATGACCTCTCACACGGCGGCACAGGACGATGCCCCCTCGGACAACAGCGCCCACGAACGGCACCGTGACCACGAGCAGCACGGCGGTCACGAACACCACAGTGGTCATGGCGGTCACAGTGGCCACGGCGGCCATGGCGGTCATGGCGACCACGTAGCTCAGTTCCGCCGGCTGTTCTGGATCATGCTTGTGCTGGCTGTACCCGTCGTCGGTTTCAACGACATGTTCGCCGACCTCATCGGCTACAGCCTCCCCGAGGCAGCCTGGGTCTGGTGGGTCTCCCCCGCACTCGGAACGGTCGTCTACTTCTGGGGCGGTTGGCCCTTCCTCAGTGCGGGCCTGGGCGAGGCACGCGCACGCAAACCGGGCATGATGCTGCTCATCGCCCTGGCGCTGACCGTCGCGTTCATCGCCTCCTGGGGTGCCACGCTGAGACTCCTGGACCATGAGCTGAACTTCTGGTGGGAGCTGGCGCTCCTGGTGGTCATCATGCTGCTGGGCCACTGGATCGAGATGCGCTCGCTCGCCCAGACCAACTCTGCCCTGGACTCCCTCGCGGCCCTGCTCCCGGACGAGGCCGAGAAGGTCGACGGCGAGGACATCGTCACCGTCTCCCCCGCCGAACTGGAGGTGGGCGACGTCGTCGTCGTCCGCCCGGGGGCTGCAGTCCCCGCTGACGGGCGGATCACCGACGGTTCGGCGAGCATGGACGAATCGATGGTCACCGGTGAATCGCAGCCGGTGCGGCGCGAGACCGGGGATCCGGTGGTCGCCGGCACCGTGGCCACGGACTCCGGGCTGCGCGTGGAGATCACCGCCACCGGTGATGACACCTCGTTGGCGGGCATTCAGAAGCTTGTCAGCGACGCCCAGGGCTCTTCTTCACGGGCTCAGCGCCTGGCGGACAAGGCAGCCGCATGGCTGTTCTGGTTCGCGCTCGGTGCCGCGATCATCACCGCGATCGTCTGGCCCCTGGTCGGCCTTCCGGACAGCGCGGTGGTGCGCACGATCACCGTCCTGGTCATCGCCTGCCCCCACGCCTTGGGTCTCGCCATCCCGCTGGTCGTGTCCATCGCCACCGAACGCGCTGCCCGCGGCGGAGTGCTGGTCAAGGATCGCCTCGCTCTGGAGTCGATGCGCACGGTGGACACCGTACTCTTCGACAAGACCGGAACTCTGACCAAGGGAGAGCCGACGGTCACCGCCGTCACACCTCAGGGTGAGCGCGGCGAAGATGACGTGCTCGCCCTCGCGGCAGCCGCCGAGTCCGACAGCGAACACCCGCTGGCCCGAGCAATCCTCGGCGCCGCGCAAGCCCGGGGTCTCCACATAGCCTCGGCCCGGGACTTCTCCTCCTCCCCCGCGGTCGGGGTCCGGGCAGAGGTGGACGGTGCTGTCATCGAGGTGGGAGGCCCGCATCTCCTGACGCAGCGTGAGGTCAACGAGCTCGAAGTGGCCCAGAGCTGGCGGGACCAGGGCGCGATCATCCTGCACGTGCTCGCCGACGGCGACGTCATCGGCGCGCTGCGACTGGCCGACGAGGTCCGCTCCGAATCCCGGGACGCCGTGGAGGCGCTGCACGCCAGAGGCGTCCAGGTGGTCATGATCACCGGTGACGCGCAGGCCGTCGCCGACACCGTCGCCGCAGAGCTCGACATCGACCGGGTCTTCGCGGGCGTGAGGCCCGAGGACAAGTCGGCCAAGGTGGCGGAGCTCCAGGGCGAGGGTCGCACGGTCGCGATGGTCGGCGACGGCGTCAACGATGCCCCCGCGCTCGCCCAGGCCGACGTCGGCATCGCCATCGGAGCCGGCACCGACGTCGCCATCGGCTCCGCCGGCGTCATCCTGGCCTCCTCCGACCCGCGTTCAGTACTCTCGGTGATGGAGCTCTCGCGTGCCACCTACCGGAAGATGAAGCAGAACCTGTGGTGGGCTGCGGGCTACAACCTCATCTCTGTTCCCCTGGCGGCAGGTGTGCTCGCCCCGATCGGGTTCGTGCTGCCGATGAGCATCGGGGCGCTGCTGATGTCAGCCTCCACGGTGGTGGTCGCGCTGAATGCCCAGACGCTGCGGCGGCTGGACCTCACGCCGGCGGCGGCCGTGGCCCGCCAGGGGTGA
- a CDS encoding CynX/NimT family MFS transporter, translating into MSRAPWSSARHPSQLMLLVSVLIVAANLRPAITAVGPLIERIGDDTGLGPAALGLLGAIPAMGFGVVALFVAAAGRRWGLERTIFFALLFLAAGTLLRSLPLGGFSLFAGTILLSAAIGVGNVLVPAVVKRDFPGRVPAVTGLYTAVLVGCAAVASGTAVPVAAAHGWELTLGASALLALVSAGVWSTRLRSARRDAASAAGTPLLTPEPPGGSMWRSAVAWQVTGYFALQSGIFYLMLTWFPAIQTSHGFSEASAGLWLGAYQAVGIAASLVVGAVMQRAADQRLTLLALAGIMLIGVLGMLLIPSAMPAWAVIAGFASGGNLLVGLTLISMRARTSAEASRLSGMAQGVGYLLAAVGPLLAGTLFEVTESWSPVLWITVAAILAMAVVGSFAGRRVDVL; encoded by the coding sequence ATGAGCCGCGCCCCGTGGTCCTCTGCGCGGCACCCCTCGCAGCTGATGCTGTTGGTCTCGGTGCTCATCGTGGCCGCGAATCTGCGTCCCGCCATCACTGCGGTGGGACCCTTGATCGAGCGGATCGGTGACGATACGGGCCTGGGCCCCGCCGCGCTCGGACTTCTGGGTGCGATTCCCGCGATGGGGTTCGGCGTCGTCGCGCTGTTCGTCGCGGCCGCCGGCCGCCGCTGGGGATTGGAACGCACCATCTTCTTCGCCCTGCTGTTCCTGGCGGCGGGAACCCTGCTGCGGTCCCTGCCGCTCGGGGGCTTCTCCCTCTTCGCCGGGACCATCCTCCTCAGTGCCGCGATCGGAGTGGGCAACGTGCTGGTCCCCGCCGTGGTCAAGCGTGACTTCCCCGGCCGGGTGCCTGCCGTGACCGGGCTGTACACGGCCGTGCTCGTCGGGTGCGCGGCCGTCGCCTCCGGCACCGCTGTGCCGGTGGCTGCCGCCCACGGCTGGGAGCTGACGCTCGGGGCCTCCGCGCTCCTCGCCCTTGTCTCTGCCGGAGTGTGGAGCACTCGGCTCCGGAGTGCGCGCCGCGATGCCGCTTCTGCGGCCGGAACCCCGCTGCTGACTCCCGAGCCTCCGGGCGGATCGATGTGGCGCTCCGCCGTGGCCTGGCAGGTCACGGGGTACTTCGCCCTGCAGTCGGGAATCTTCTACCTGATGCTCACCTGGTTCCCAGCGATCCAGACCTCCCATGGGTTCTCCGAAGCCAGTGCGGGGTTGTGGCTGGGCGCCTATCAGGCGGTCGGGATTGCAGCGAGCCTGGTCGTCGGGGCCGTGATGCAGCGCGCAGCGGATCAGCGGCTGACCCTGCTGGCGCTGGCGGGGATCATGCTGATCGGCGTGCTGGGCATGCTGCTGATCCCGTCCGCCATGCCTGCCTGGGCGGTGATCGCGGGCTTCGCCTCCGGGGGCAACCTCTTGGTGGGGCTGACCTTGATCAGCATGCGCGCCCGCACCTCCGCTGAGGCCAGCAGGCTCTCCGGAATGGCTCAGGGGGTCGGCTACCTGTTGGCCGCGGTGGGGCCGTTGCTCGCAGGGACGCTCTTCGAAGTGACTGAATCCTGGTCCCCGGTGCTCTGGATCACCGTGGCCGCTATTCTCGCGATGGCGGTGGTCGGCTCGTTCGCCGGGCGCAGGGTCGACGTGCTCTGA
- a CDS encoding Lrp/AsnC family transcriptional regulator, producing the protein MDSVDRAIIAALREDGRISNAALAQKVGLTAGPCLRRVQRLEADGVILGYTADINPEALGQSFEVGLDIELKWGDRETVERFENTMASYEEVLELLRLFGSPDYFVRVAVADLHAYERFLTKKVLTIPGVQGTDSAFPMKIIKSQRPHLNTGKSFDE; encoded by the coding sequence ATGGACAGTGTGGATCGGGCAATCATTGCCGCGTTGCGCGAAGACGGACGCATCTCCAACGCCGCTCTGGCGCAAAAGGTGGGCCTGACCGCCGGACCCTGCCTGCGCAGAGTCCAACGACTCGAAGCAGACGGCGTCATTCTCGGCTATACCGCCGACATCAATCCGGAGGCGCTGGGACAGTCCTTCGAGGTGGGACTGGACATCGAGCTCAAGTGGGGGGACCGCGAGACCGTCGAGCGCTTCGAGAACACCATGGCCAGCTACGAGGAGGTCCTTGAGCTGCTCCGACTCTTCGGCTCGCCCGACTACTTCGTGCGCGTGGCTGTGGCAGATCTGCACGCCTACGAGAGATTTCTCACCAAGAAGGTGCTGACCATCCCTGGAGTGCAGGGCACGGACTCCGCATTCCCGATGAAGATCATCAAGAGTCAGCGGCCGCATCTGAACACCGGAAAGTCCTTCGACGAGTGA
- a CDS encoding LysM peptidoglycan-binding domain-containing protein — protein MQTKQTFKKALGGGLAVATLAGAGVIAQAPAASAASQWDQLAQCESGGNWSINTGNGYYGGLQFSQQSWQAVGGSGLPSQASKSEQISRAHQLWEAQGWGAWPSCSAQLGLSGNPGGGGSPEPAPEPAPEPAPAQQAPAPEPAPEPAPAPEPAPQQQAPQTEVQSAPAPQSVEQPSSDVQVSGETYIVQSGDSLTSIAAALGVDWNELWSANGDLVEDPNLIFVGDQLKLPVAG, from the coding sequence ATGCAGACCAAGCAGACTTTCAAGAAGGCACTCGGCGGCGGACTTGCCGTGGCCACTCTGGCCGGCGCAGGCGTCATCGCTCAGGCTCCCGCAGCAAGCGCAGCTTCCCAGTGGGATCAGCTCGCACAGTGCGAGTCCGGTGGCAACTGGTCCATCAACACCGGCAACGGCTACTACGGTGGCCTGCAGTTCTCCCAGCAGTCCTGGCAGGCAGTGGGCGGCTCCGGTCTCCCCAGCCAGGCCAGCAAGTCTGAGCAGATCAGCCGCGCTCACCAGCTCTGGGAAGCCCAGGGCTGGGGCGCATGGCCTTCCTGCTCCGCGCAGCTCGGCCTCTCCGGCAACCCGGGTGGCGGCGGCTCCCCCGAGCCAGCACCTGAGCCTGCACCCGAGCCGGCCCCGGCACAGCAGGCTCCCGCGCCTGAGCCAGCACCCGAGCCAGCCCCTGCTCCTGAGCCAGCACCCCAGCAGCAGGCTCCGCAGACTGAGGTCCAGTCAGCTCCTGCCCCGCAGAGCGTCGAGCAGCCCAGCTCCGACGTGCAGGTCTCGGGCGAGACCTACATCGTGCAGTCCGGTGACTCCCTCACCAGCATCGCCGCCGCACTGGGCGTCGACTGGAACGAGCTGTGGAGCGCCAACGGCGATCTCGTCGAGGATCCCAACCTGATCTTCGTCGGCGATCAGCTGAAGCTGCCCGTCGCCGGCTGA
- a CDS encoding glycosyl hydrolase, with protein MAPPDRALPADRTTFGVNPDWGVQTLQEFATTTGVEPGAAVQFIGLPFTSEEAQNVLAAADQVNGLGGVLVLTLEPHDGLDAVTDESIQELTDLLAEVNGKQVPVLLRFAHEMNGFWYPWGQQPQAFVDTFRAVAAAVHEQTPATQMMWAPNYGGGYPFTGGQYAP; from the coding sequence GTGGCGCCCCCGGATCGGGCTCTGCCCGCAGATCGGACGACCTTCGGGGTGAATCCCGACTGGGGAGTCCAGACGCTGCAGGAGTTCGCCACCACCACGGGGGTCGAACCAGGCGCGGCTGTGCAGTTCATCGGACTGCCGTTCACCTCCGAGGAGGCGCAGAACGTGTTGGCCGCAGCGGATCAGGTCAACGGCCTGGGTGGCGTGCTGGTGCTGACTTTGGAACCCCATGACGGCCTCGACGCCGTGACCGATGAATCCATCCAGGAACTCACCGACCTGCTCGCAGAGGTCAATGGAAAGCAGGTTCCGGTCCTGCTCCGCTTCGCCCACGAGATGAACGGATTCTGGTACCCCTGGGGTCAGCAGCCGCAGGCCTTCGTGGACACTTTCCGGGCCGTGGCCGCCGCGGTCCATGAGCAGACGCCGGCGACACAGATGATGTGGGCTCCGAACTACGGCGGTGGATACCCCTTCACGGGTGGGCAGTACGCGCCCTAG
- a CDS encoding glycoside hydrolase family 26 protein gives MDTDKDGELTEADDPYQPYYPGDDAVDWVGMTLYHWGSTYPWGGNNLPETEKFAAQLRGTYDGIGGDESGLPDFYAIYSEDRDKPLAIPETAAFVTEEANSDYALEIRRAWWQQVFSENTRSEFPNIRLINWFNWDKHEPEADGIVRWSITSDQRIADAFRSDLPDWVTTAEDVTTCQ, from the coding sequence TTGGACACCGACAAGGATGGCGAGCTCACCGAAGCCGATGACCCCTACCAGCCTTATTACCCGGGGGACGACGCCGTCGACTGGGTCGGAATGACGCTGTACCACTGGGGCAGCACCTATCCCTGGGGTGGCAATAATCTGCCCGAGACCGAGAAGTTCGCGGCACAGCTGCGTGGAACCTATGACGGGATTGGAGGGGACGAGAGCGGTCTTCCTGACTTCTACGCGATCTATTCCGAGGACCGCGACAAGCCGCTGGCCATTCCGGAGACTGCTGCGTTCGTGACCGAGGAGGCCAATTCCGACTATGCGCTGGAGATCAGGCGCGCGTGGTGGCAGCAGGTCTTTTCAGAGAACACGCGTTCGGAGTTTCCCAACATCCGGCTCATCAACTGGTTCAACTGGGACAAGCACGAGCCGGAGGCTGACGGAATCGTTCGCTGGTCCATCACCTCAGATCAGCGAATCGCCGATGCGTTCCGCAGCGATCTGCCCGACTGGGTGACCACGGCCGAGGACGTCACCACCTGCCAGTAG